In the Chroococcidiopsis sp. SAG 2025 genome, one interval contains:
- a CDS encoding ATP-binding protein, protein MSPNNSQITAIETLGFLLKTLKLPHMNNHWQELERQALAGGWSHAQFLLALCESEATQRYQARVQRALKDAHLPPGKAFSNFDFSHCPSLNQPSGTL, encoded by the coding sequence ATGTCCCCCAACAACAGCCAAATAACAGCCATCGAGACTCTGGGCTTCCTACTCAAAACACTCAAACTGCCCCACATGAACAACCATTGGCAAGAGTTGGAGCGTCAGGCTCTGGCTGGGGGCTGGTCACACGCTCAATTCTTGCTAGCACTGTGCGAATCCGAGGCAACACAACGTTATCAAGCGCGAGTGCAACGCGCCCTCAAAGATGCCCACCTGCCACCAGGAAAAGCTTTTTCCAACTTTGACTTCAGCCATTGCCCCAGCTTAAATCAGCCTAGTGGGACTTTGTAA
- a CDS encoding transglycosylase SLT domain-containing protein: protein MFGDLLQPVIIAGLDTINSFLGSINIDLETGRAVVERISQWLVSSRDEAAALGQMIGSGVNAALSITADLMRAGEEYLNKYPGVLDLVNVAVKAIGAGFQVWGDAINNVMSLVGELMNMLGQVANKMQEIGLTGWLDQTIQNITGGGSSGGSSLYQAIIGKESGGNYRAVNPDSGALGLGQVMPANVASWTKAALGKSLTPQQFLNDRAAQEKTIEYKL from the coding sequence TTGTTTGGAGATTTACTACAACCAGTCATTATTGCAGGATTAGACACGATTAACAGTTTTCTTGGTAGCATCAACATCGACTTAGAAACTGGACGAGCTGTAGTTGAGAGGATATCCCAATGGTTGGTGTCATCCCGTGATGAGGCTGCTGCGTTAGGACAGATGATTGGTAGTGGTGTTAATGCGGCACTTTCAATTACAGCAGATTTGATGAGAGCTGGGGAAGAGTATCTAAACAAGTACCCTGGTGTTTTAGATTTGGTGAATGTAGCTGTCAAGGCTATAGGTGCAGGATTTCAGGTATGGGGTGATGCTATCAACAATGTCATGAGTTTGGTGGGTGAACTCATGAATATGCTCGGTCAAGTAGCCAACAAGATGCAAGAGATAGGGTTAACAGGTTGGCTCGACCAAACTATTCAAAACATCACTGGTGGTGGTTCATCAGGTGGAAGTTCTTTGTACCAAGCAATCATTGGTAAAGAGAGCGGTGGTAACTATCGAGCTGTCAATCCAGATAGTGGTGCTTTAGGTTTGGGTCAAGTCATGCCAGCCAATGTCGCCAGTTGGACTAAAGCGGCATTAGGTAAGAGTTTGACACCACAACAATTCTTGAATGACCGTGCTGCTCAAGAAAAGACAATTGAATACAAACTTTAA
- a CDS encoding IS701 family transposase, protein MKDQVPAAMPQCFENWCRRFDDVFSRQKQRQEFRVYLGGLLGESQRKNLSQLVTNTVDGSYNSLRHFLNNAPWDEVKLNNRRLEVMHQCRQTTPSQGFTLIVDDSGHRKSGAATDGVGRQYIGEIGKTDNGIVLLTTYLYDGVRRLPLDVALYQHASLFEQGKADPNFQKKPDLALDLVDQCLKRGYRPGVTVIDAGYGNNTPFLKQLESRNLTYVAAIAKNRQVTAQTSGDESARKQGLEAIAQTLAVEQFTPVQLNLEQPRTVWVALLPVHVPKLEGTRWLAIQLNASSFEQATEVDYFLTNASDNQVSAAWVAQTYSARNWVEVFYREAKGWLGLSEYQVRDALSMKRHWVLVFIAYTFILWHQLTGGFRRRWATKPLQTFAEALEAFRTAVEFRLVRWLNEHVDVFASHRAKFGYIWA, encoded by the coding sequence GTGAAAGATCAAGTACCAGCAGCGATGCCGCAGTGCTTTGAGAACTGGTGTCGTCGGTTTGATGATGTATTTTCGCGTCAGAAGCAGCGGCAGGAATTTCGTGTTTATCTAGGGGGACTGCTGGGTGAGAGTCAGCGCAAAAACCTGAGCCAACTGGTCACAAATACAGTAGATGGCTCCTACAACAGCCTCAGACATTTTCTCAACAATGCCCCTTGGGATGAAGTCAAGCTAAATAATCGGCGGTTGGAGGTGATGCACCAGTGTCGCCAGACGACCCCGAGTCAAGGTTTCACATTGATTGTAGATGATTCGGGACATCGCAAAAGTGGTGCGGCTACTGATGGGGTAGGACGGCAGTACATTGGGGAGATTGGCAAGACTGACAATGGTATTGTGCTGCTGACTACCTACTTGTATGATGGAGTGCGACGTCTGCCGTTAGATGTTGCACTCTATCAACACGCAAGTTTATTCGAGCAAGGCAAGGCAGACCCCAACTTCCAGAAAAAACCTGACCTGGCTCTAGACTTGGTTGACCAATGCTTGAAGCGCGGTTATCGACCGGGTGTGACTGTAATTGATGCAGGCTACGGTAATAACACGCCTTTTCTCAAGCAGTTGGAGTCGAGAAACCTAACTTACGTGGCAGCAATCGCCAAAAACCGCCAAGTTACTGCTCAAACATCAGGTGATGAGTCTGCTCGTAAGCAGGGATTAGAAGCTATTGCTCAAACCTTGGCAGTGGAGCAGTTCACACCTGTGCAACTCAATCTGGAGCAGCCCCGGACAGTTTGGGTGGCGCTGTTACCAGTTCACGTTCCGAAGCTCGAAGGCACTCGCTGGCTGGCGATTCAACTCAATGCCTCTAGTTTCGAGCAAGCGACGGAGGTGGATTACTTTCTCACCAATGCCTCTGACAACCAAGTCAGTGCGGCTTGGGTAGCTCAAACATATTCTGCTCGCAACTGGGTGGAGGTCTTCTATCGAGAAGCCAAGGGCTGGTTGGGTTTGAGTGAGTATCAAGTTCGGGATGCTCTGAGTATGAAGCGTCATTGGGTTTTAGTGTTCATCGCTTACACCTTCATCCTTTGGCATCAGTTGACCGGCGGATTCCGCAGACGTTGGGCAACCAAACCCTTACAAACCTTTGCCGAAGCATTGGAGGCATTCCGCACCGCAGTCGAGTTTCGTTTGGTCCGCTGGCTTAATGAGCATGTTGATGTATTTGCCTCTCACAGAGCTAAGTTCGGCTATATTTGGGCTTAG
- a CDS encoding IS5 family transposase, whose protein sequence is MERKAYPTDVSDDEWTFVAPYLTLMSEEAPQREHSLREVFNGLRWLVRSGASWRMMPHDLPPWAAVYQQTQRWIDAGVFEAIVDDLRTLLRLAAGRKETPTAVILDSRTLQSTPESGGRAGYDGGKRKKGSKVHVAVDTLGHLLGLVVTPANEQDRSQVQELAQQVQEITGETVEIAFVDQGYTGEQAAQEAAVEGIQLEVVKLPEAKKGFVLLPRRWVVERSFAWTGRFRRLTRDYERLAQTLVGFHFVAFAVIMLRRFVDLVRQSA, encoded by the coding sequence ATGGAAAGAAAAGCATATCCTACTGATGTCAGTGATGACGAGTGGACATTTGTTGCCCCTTATCTTACTTTGATGAGCGAAGAAGCACCGCAACGAGAACATAGTCTCAGGGAAGTGTTTAACGGGTTGCGTTGGCTGGTTCGCTCTGGTGCCTCTTGGCGCATGATGCCGCATGACCTTCCGCCTTGGGCAGCAGTTTATCAGCAAACTCAACGGTGGATTGATGCAGGAGTATTTGAGGCAATTGTAGACGACCTCCGAACACTACTGCGGTTGGCTGCCGGACGCAAGGAGACCCCAACTGCGGTGATTCTCGACAGTCGCACCCTACAGTCAACCCCTGAAAGTGGAGGACGAGCTGGGTATGACGGTGGTAAACGCAAGAAGGGCAGCAAGGTACATGTTGCAGTTGATACTCTGGGACATTTGTTAGGACTGGTAGTGACCCCTGCGAACGAACAAGACCGCTCCCAGGTACAGGAACTTGCTCAACAAGTGCAAGAAATTACTGGTGAGACGGTGGAAATTGCCTTTGTGGATCAAGGGTATACCGGAGAACAAGCCGCTCAGGAGGCTGCCGTAGAAGGTATCCAATTGGAAGTCGTCAAACTACCAGAAGCCAAGAAGGGATTTGTTTTACTTCCTCGCAGGTGGGTAGTGGAGCGAAGTTTTGCGTGGACTGGGCGCTTTCGGCGCTTAACAAGAGATTATGAACGTTTAGCACAGACATTAGTTGGTTTTCATTTTGTTGCCTTTGCCGTCATAATGCTCAGGCGATTTGTAGATTTGGTAAGGCAAAGTGCATAA